One stretch of Lachnospiraceae bacterium oral taxon 096 DNA includes these proteins:
- a CDS encoding cob(I)yrinic acid a,c-diamide adenosyltransferase: MDGKIHIYTGDGKGKTTAAMGLAVRAAGSGMKVYIAQLLKDGSSSELNILRTIENITCHSCKKNFGFIKYMDQETLKEAKEYYRKYFREVIDGAKSVDLLVLDEFMAAYQYDMIDREEALYFLKNKPENLEIVLTGRNVPSEIAHLADYLTDCKMVKHPYTQGLPARKGIEL; this comes from the coding sequence ATGGACGGAAAAATTCATATTTACACTGGGGATGGAAAGGGAAAAACAACAGCAGCTATGGGGTTAGCTGTTCGTGCAGCTGGCAGTGGAATGAAAGTCTATATTGCACAATTATTAAAAGACGGCTCGTCGAGTGAACTCAATATTTTGAGAACGATTGAAAATATTACTTGCCATTCTTGTAAAAAAAATTTTGGTTTTATTAAGTATATGGATCAGGAAACATTAAAAGAGGCAAAGGAATATTACAGGAAGTATTTTCGAGAAGTGATTGATGGGGCGAAGAGCGTTGATCTTTTGGTTTTAGATGAATTTATGGCAGCTTATCAATATGATATGATTGATCGAGAAGAGGCACTTTACTTTTTAAAAAACAAACCAGAAAATCTAGAAATTGTACTTACGGGAAGAAATGTGCCATCAGAGATTGCCCATTTGGCCGATTATCTTACAGATTGTAAGATGGTCAAGCATCCCTACACTCAGGGGCTTCCAGCAAGAAAGGGCATTGAGCTATGA
- a CDS encoding adenine phosphoribosyltransferase, with the protein MKKLEDYVISIPDFPEPGIIFRDVTSILQDAEGLKLSIDGLCDLVKDIDYDLVVGAESRGFIFGVPVAYAQHKAFVPARKKGKLPRETVSMDYDLEYGKATVEIHRDAILPGQKVVIIDDLIATGGTIEAIVKLVEELGGKVVKICFVMELAGLRGRDKLKGYDVSSLITYEGK; encoded by the coding sequence ATGAAGAAACTGGAAGATTATGTCATTAGCATTCCAGATTTTCCAGAGCCAGGGATTATCTTTCGCGATGTGACCAGTATTTTGCAGGATGCAGAGGGGTTAAAATTGAGCATCGATGGTCTGTGTGATCTTGTAAAAGATATCGATTATGATCTTGTGGTGGGGGCAGAGTCGAGGGGATTTATTTTTGGTGTTCCTGTTGCTTATGCTCAGCACAAGGCCTTTGTTCCCGCAAGGAAAAAGGGAAAATTGCCAAGAGAGACCGTGTCTATGGACTATGACTTAGAGTATGGAAAGGCTACAGTGGAGATACATCGAGATGCCATTTTGCCAGGGCAAAAGGTAGTGATTATTGATGATCTCATTGCAACAGGGGGAACCATTGAGGCCATTGTCAAATTAGTGGAAGAACTTGGTGGCAAAGTAGTAAAGATTTGCTTTGTAATGGAGCTTGCAGGTTTAAGGGGAAGAGACAAGCTAAAGGGCTATGATGTATCCTCTTTGATTACTTACGAAGGAAAATAG